The following are encoded together in the Streptomyces sp. NBC_00341 genome:
- a CDS encoding DEAD/DEAH box helicase, translating into MTTTASHHLSPAFPGRAPWGTAGKLRAWQQGAMERYIQEQPRDFLAVATPGAGKTTFALTLASWLLHHHVVQQVTVVAPTEHLKKQWAEAAARIGIKLDPDYSAGPVSKEYHGVAVTYAGVGVRPMLHRNRCEQRKTLVILDEIHHAGDSKSWGEACQEAFDPATRRLALTGTPFRSDTNPIPFVVYEEGNDGIRRSSADYTYGYGNALADGVVRPVIFLSYSGNMRWRTKAGDEIAARLGEPMTKDAIGQAWRTALSPTGDWIPNVLSAADKRLTEVRKGIPDAGGLVIATDQESAREYAKILKKVTGEKATVVLSDEKAASKRIDTFTEDGSRWMVAVRMVSEGVDVPRLAVGVYATTISTPLFFAQAVGRFVRSRKRGETASVFVPTIPMLLDFANEMEVERDHVLDKPKKGSEEENPFAEEDKLLADAEKLEDEETEEQLPFEALESDAVFDRVLYDGAEFGMQAHPGSEEEQDYLGIPGLLEPDQVQLLLQKRQTRQIAHSRQKPASEADLLEKPAGDRPVVTHKQLLSLRKQLNTMVSAYTHQSGKPHGVIHTELRRVCGGPPSAEATAGQIEQRIKKVQEWATRMT; encoded by the coding sequence GTGACTACTACCGCCTCCCACCACCTCTCACCCGCCTTTCCCGGCCGCGCCCCCTGGGGTACGGCCGGGAAGCTGCGAGCCTGGCAGCAGGGCGCCATGGAGAGGTACATCCAGGAGCAGCCGCGCGATTTCCTCGCCGTCGCGACCCCCGGCGCCGGTAAGACCACCTTCGCGCTGACCCTCGCGTCATGGCTGCTGCACCACCACGTCGTGCAGCAGGTCACCGTCGTGGCACCGACCGAGCACCTCAAGAAGCAGTGGGCGGAGGCCGCCGCCCGGATAGGGATCAAGCTCGACCCCGACTACAGCGCCGGCCCCGTGAGCAAGGAGTACCACGGGGTCGCCGTCACGTACGCGGGTGTCGGGGTCCGCCCGATGCTGCACCGCAACCGGTGCGAGCAGCGCAAGACCCTGGTGATCCTCGACGAGATCCACCACGCCGGTGACTCGAAGTCCTGGGGCGAGGCGTGCCAGGAGGCGTTCGACCCGGCGACCCGCCGGCTCGCGCTCACCGGCACGCCGTTCCGCTCCGACACCAACCCGATCCCCTTCGTCGTCTACGAGGAGGGGAACGACGGCATCCGGCGGTCCTCCGCCGACTACACCTACGGCTACGGCAACGCGCTGGCCGACGGCGTGGTCCGCCCGGTGATCTTCCTCAGCTACAGCGGCAACATGCGCTGGCGCACCAAGGCCGGTGACGAGATCGCCGCCCGGCTCGGTGAGCCGATGACCAAGGACGCCATCGGGCAGGCGTGGCGCACCGCGCTGTCGCCCACCGGTGACTGGATCCCCAACGTGCTCAGCGCCGCCGACAAGCGGCTGACCGAGGTCCGCAAGGGCATCCCGGACGCGGGCGGCCTGGTCATCGCGACCGACCAGGAGTCCGCCCGCGAGTACGCCAAGATCCTCAAGAAGGTGACCGGCGAGAAGGCCACCGTCGTCCTGTCCGACGAGAAGGCCGCGTCCAAGCGGATCGACACGTTCACCGAGGACGGCTCCCGCTGGATGGTCGCCGTCCGGATGGTGTCCGAGGGCGTCGACGTACCGCGCCTCGCGGTCGGCGTGTACGCCACCACCATTTCTACGCCGCTCTTCTTCGCCCAGGCAGTCGGCCGCTTCGTGCGCTCCCGCAAGCGCGGCGAGACCGCCTCCGTCTTCGTACCGACGATCCCGATGCTGCTCGACTTCGCCAACGAGATGGAGGTCGAACGGGACCACGTCCTCGACAAGCCCAAGAAGGGCAGCGAGGAGGAGAACCCGTTCGCGGAGGAGGACAAGCTCCTCGCCGACGCGGAGAAGCTGGAGGACGAGGAGACCGAGGAGCAGCTGCCCTTCGAGGCCCTCGAATCCGACGCGGTCTTCGACCGGGTGCTGTACGACGGTGCCGAGTTCGGCATGCAGGCGCACCCGGGCAGCGAGGAGGAGCAGGACTACCTCGGGATCCCGGGGCTGCTGGAGCCGGACCAGGTGCAGCTGCTGCTCCAGAAGCGGCAGACCCGGCAGATCGCGCACAGCCGCCAGAAGCCGGCCTCCGAGGCCGATCTGCTGGAGAAACCGGCCGGTGACCGGCCGGTGGTCACGCACAAGCAGCTGCTGAGCCTGCGCAAGCAGCTGAACACCATGGTGTCGGCCTACACGCACCAGAGCGGCAAACCGCACGGGGTCATCCACACCGAGCTGCGGCGGGTGTGCGGCGGGCCGCCGAGCGCGGAGGCCACCGCCGGGCAGATCGAGCAGCGGATCAAGAAGGTCCAGGAGTGGGCCACCCGCATGACGTGA
- a CDS encoding type II toxin-antitoxin system death-on-curing family toxin: MSCIYLSSEDILVIAEHACPDMQIVVRDAGLLESAAHRPSAAMFGEEAYPDVVDKAAALLQSLAINHPLFDGNRRTAWLSCVAFLAMNGVDLRPDIDAAERLVIAVATGETDEVKVISQGLRDLVDEHV, translated from the coding sequence GTGAGCTGTATCTACCTTTCCTCCGAAGACATCCTCGTCATCGCCGAACACGCCTGCCCCGACATGCAGATCGTGGTCCGCGATGCTGGCCTGCTCGAATCGGCTGCCCACCGGCCGTCCGCGGCCATGTTCGGTGAGGAGGCGTATCCGGACGTCGTGGACAAGGCGGCCGCACTGCTCCAGTCCCTGGCGATCAACCATCCGCTCTTCGACGGCAACAGGCGCACCGCCTGGCTGTCGTGCGTGGCCTTCCTCGCGATGAACGGCGTCGATCTCCGCCCCGATATCGACGCGGCGGAACGCCTGGTCATCGCGGTCGCCACAGGCGAAACGGACGAGGTGAAGGTCATCTCCCAGGGGCTGCGCGATCTGGTCGACGAGCACGTGTGA
- a CDS encoding ribbon-helix-helix protein, CopG family — MAMNLRLRDDQTEALKQRAEQEGTSMHAILLQAVDDYLARTAQQAIVRKTAKEQAAKWGELMERLK, encoded by the coding sequence ATGGCCATGAATCTGCGTCTTCGTGACGACCAGACCGAAGCACTCAAGCAGCGCGCCGAGCAGGAGGGCACGAGCATGCACGCCATATTGCTCCAGGCCGTGGACGACTATCTGGCCCGGACCGCCCAGCAGGCCATCGTCCGCAAGACGGCGAAGGAGCAGGCGGCCAAGTGGGGCGAGCTCATGGAGCGGCTCAAGTGA
- a CDS encoding MFS transporter → MTALEPRDAEVSARPEDIDDLHGTMAVGAAEGVLGRTYRALSIGMVSVVFLIAFEATAVGTAMPVAARELHGVPLYAFAFSAYFTTSLFAMVLSGQWADRRGPLGPLAAGITAFGVGLLLSGTAGTMWMFIAGRAVQGLGGGLVIVALYVVVSRAYPEPLRPAIMAGFAASWVIPSIVGPLASGSVTEHLGWRWVFVGIPVLVVFPLALALPAIRRMASGPADPAAPVEAFDRRRIVLALGISLGAGLLQYAGQERNWFSLLPLVAGVALLVPAIRGLLPRGTGRAARGLPSVVLLRGLAAGSFIAAESFVPLMLVTQRGLSPTMAGLSLAAGGGTWALGSFLQSRPRLEPYRERLMVAGMVLVAAAIAAAPTVLIDGVPVWTVAAAWAVGCLGMGTVTASTSVLLLKLSAPHEAGANSAALQISDGLSNALLLAAGGAAFGALGGGAVGAVHEAVEAGSSGSHPGAFAVVFLPMAGVALVGAWVATRVRER, encoded by the coding sequence ATGACCGCCCTGGAACCGCGTGACGCCGAGGTCTCGGCCCGCCCCGAAGACATCGATGACCTGCACGGGACCATGGCCGTGGGAGCGGCGGAAGGGGTGCTCGGGCGGACCTACCGGGCGCTCAGTATCGGCATGGTCTCCGTCGTGTTCCTGATCGCCTTCGAGGCCACGGCCGTGGGGACCGCGATGCCGGTCGCCGCCCGTGAGCTGCACGGCGTCCCGCTGTACGCGTTCGCGTTCTCGGCGTACTTCACCACCAGCCTCTTCGCCATGGTGCTCTCCGGCCAGTGGGCCGACCGGCGCGGCCCGCTGGGGCCGCTCGCCGCCGGGATCACCGCCTTCGGGGTGGGCCTGCTGCTGTCCGGGACCGCGGGCACCATGTGGATGTTCATCGCGGGACGGGCCGTGCAGGGGCTCGGCGGCGGGCTGGTGATCGTCGCGCTGTACGTGGTGGTCAGCCGGGCCTACCCGGAGCCGCTGCGGCCCGCGATCATGGCCGGGTTCGCCGCGAGCTGGGTGATCCCGTCCATCGTCGGGCCGCTGGCCTCCGGGAGCGTGACCGAGCACCTGGGCTGGCGCTGGGTCTTCGTCGGCATCCCGGTCCTGGTGGTCTTCCCGCTGGCGCTCGCGCTGCCCGCGATCCGGCGGATGGCGTCCGGGCCCGCGGACCCGGCAGCGCCCGTCGAGGCGTTCGACCGCCGGCGCATCGTGCTCGCGCTGGGCATCTCGCTGGGCGCGGGGCTGCTCCAGTACGCCGGGCAGGAGCGGAACTGGTTCTCGCTGCTGCCGCTCGTCGCCGGGGTCGCCCTGCTCGTCCCCGCGATCCGGGGCCTGCTGCCCCGTGGCACCGGAAGGGCGGCGCGCGGGCTGCCCTCCGTGGTGCTGCTGCGCGGGTTGGCGGCCGGGTCTTTCATCGCCGCCGAGTCGTTCGTCCCCCTGATGCTGGTCACCCAGCGCGGCCTGTCCCCGACGATGGCCGGGCTGTCGCTCGCGGCCGGTGGCGGGACGTGGGCGCTGGGCTCGTTCCTGCAGTCCCGGCCGCGCCTGGAGCCGTACCGCGAGCGGCTGATGGTGGCCGGCATGGTGCTGGTCGCCGCGGCGATCGCGGCCGCGCCCACCGTGCTGATCGACGGGGTGCCCGTCTGGACGGTCGCCGCGGCCTGGGCGGTCGGCTGCCTCGGCATGGGCACGGTGACCGCGTCGACCAGTGTGCTGCTGCTGAAGCTGTCCGCACCACACGAGGCCGGGGCGAACTCCGCGGCCCTGCAGATCTCCGACGGCCTCTCCAACGCCCTGCTGCTGGCCGCCGGCGGCGCGGCGTTCGGCGCGCTCGGCGGCGGAGCGGTGGGGGCCGTGCACGAGGCCGTCGAGGCGGGATCCTCCGGCTCCCACCCGGGGGCGTTCGCGGTGGTGTTCCTGCCGATGGCGGGGGTCGCGCTGGTGGGGGCGTGGGTGGCTACGCGGGTGCGCGAGCGCTGA
- a CDS encoding amino acid permease has translation MTSSVPQRTPRKTPQKTSQKAPQKAPQKTPQSPQPELSRSLRNRHMSMIAIGGAIGAGLFVGSGSVIKTAGPAAIVSYCLAGALVLCTMRMLGEMVVARPSSGSFADYARTAIGPWAGFTIGWLYWYYYVIIVAVEAVAGAAILHAWIGLPLWVLAMGLMVVMTATNLLSVKSFGEFEFWFSSVKVAAIVAFLIVGGLYVFGGWPGSSFDFSNLTAHGGFAPNGFTAIFSAIVVVIFAFGGAEIVTIAAAESKEPERSVARATTGIIWRIILFYVGSIVLVVTIVPWDSAKVLASPYVAAWKIIGLPGAGVVMDIVILTAVLSVLNSSVYVSSRMLRALATHGDAPTWLVATNKRQVPARAILAGTAVGWISVLLAYLSPDTVFTYLVNSSGAIAIFMYLMIGVSQLRMRRRLEREEPERLTLRMWLFPYLTWVVMAGFAAVLVAMAVIGDQRTQLFTSLGSLAVVLVAYAVRRARGSRPVPDAGVTG, from the coding sequence ATGACTTCCTCCGTACCGCAGAGAACGCCGCGGAAGACTCCACAGAAGACTTCGCAGAAAGCACCGCAGAAAGCACCGCAGAAAACGCCGCAGAGCCCGCAGCCGGAACTCAGCCGTTCGCTGCGCAACCGCCACATGTCGATGATCGCGATCGGCGGCGCGATAGGCGCCGGCCTTTTCGTCGGCAGCGGCTCGGTGATCAAGACCGCGGGGCCCGCCGCGATCGTGTCGTACTGCCTGGCCGGCGCGCTCGTGCTGTGCACCATGCGGATGCTCGGTGAGATGGTCGTGGCGAGGCCCTCCTCGGGCTCCTTCGCCGACTACGCCCGTACCGCCATCGGGCCGTGGGCGGGCTTCACCATCGGATGGCTGTACTGGTACTACTACGTCATCATCGTGGCCGTGGAGGCCGTCGCGGGCGCGGCGATCCTGCACGCGTGGATCGGGCTGCCGCTCTGGGTGCTGGCCATGGGCCTGATGGTCGTGATGACCGCGACCAACCTGCTCTCCGTGAAGTCGTTCGGCGAGTTCGAGTTCTGGTTCTCCTCCGTCAAGGTCGCCGCGATCGTGGCGTTCCTGATCGTCGGCGGTCTCTACGTCTTCGGCGGCTGGCCCGGCTCGTCCTTCGACTTCTCCAACCTGACCGCGCACGGCGGCTTCGCGCCGAACGGCTTCACCGCGATCTTCTCCGCGATCGTCGTGGTCATCTTCGCGTTCGGCGGAGCCGAGATCGTCACCATCGCCGCCGCCGAGAGCAAGGAGCCCGAGCGCTCGGTGGCCCGCGCCACCACCGGGATCATCTGGCGGATCATCCTCTTCTACGTCGGCTCCATCGTCCTCGTCGTCACCATCGTTCCGTGGGACAGCGCCAAGGTGCTGGCCAGTCCGTACGTCGCGGCCTGGAAGATCATCGGGCTGCCGGGCGCGGGCGTCGTGATGGACATCGTGATCCTCACGGCCGTGCTGAGCGTGCTCAACTCCTCGGTCTACGTCTCCTCGCGGATGCTGCGGGCGCTCGCCACCCACGGCGACGCCCCCACCTGGCTGGTGGCGACGAACAAGCGCCAGGTCCCGGCCCGCGCGATCCTGGCCGGAACCGCGGTCGGCTGGATCTCGGTGCTCCTGGCCTACCTGTCGCCGGACACCGTCTTCACCTACCTGGTGAACTCCTCCGGAGCGATCGCCATCTTCATGTACCTGATGATCGGCGTCTCCCAGCTGCGGATGCGGCGCCGGCTGGAGCGCGAGGAGCCCGAGCGGCTGACCCTGCGCATGTGGCTCTTCCCGTACCTGACCTGGGTGGTGATGGCCGGATTCGCCGCGGTGCTGGTGGCCATGGCCGTCATCGGTGACCAGCGCACCCAGCTGTTCACCAGCCTCGGCAGCCTGGCCGTCGTCCTCGTCGCGTACGCGGTGCGCAGGGCGCGCGGCAGCCGTCCGGTACCGGACGCCGGGGTGACCGGCTGA
- a CDS encoding M55 family metallopeptidase, with translation MKHVLISADMEGATGTVSPADVTAGTPRYERFRRLLTQDVNAAVAGFADAGADEIVVNDAHCGMDNVLIEELDPRAVLIVGRHKPLGMMEGLAEGPDAVAFVGYHTGAGEQGVLAHTYLSHSILGVRIDGEPVGEGGFNALVAAEAGVPVVLVTGDDVTCREATGYAPGCRTVTVKRAISRHAAVCRTPAVTSADIRREAAAALSAPPPRPVARPVPHVVEVDVDSPHLADRAGALPGVERSGPRTVRMDTPDARTALRRFRALSWVIGGGREGDWT, from the coding sequence GTGAAGCACGTCCTCATATCCGCCGACATGGAAGGGGCGACGGGCACCGTCTCCCCGGCGGACGTCACAGCCGGGACACCGCGCTACGAACGCTTCCGCCGACTGCTCACCCAGGACGTCAACGCCGCCGTCGCCGGGTTCGCGGACGCCGGCGCGGACGAGATCGTCGTCAACGACGCGCACTGCGGCATGGACAACGTACTCATCGAGGAACTCGACCCGCGCGCGGTCCTGATCGTCGGCCGGCACAAGCCGCTCGGCATGATGGAGGGCCTGGCGGAGGGCCCCGACGCGGTGGCGTTCGTCGGCTACCACACCGGCGCCGGTGAACAGGGCGTCCTCGCGCACACCTACCTCTCGCACAGCATCCTCGGCGTCCGCATCGACGGCGAGCCCGTCGGAGAGGGCGGGTTCAACGCCCTGGTCGCCGCAGAGGCCGGCGTCCCCGTCGTCCTGGTCACCGGCGACGACGTGACCTGCCGCGAAGCCACCGGGTACGCCCCCGGCTGCCGGACCGTCACCGTGAAGAGGGCGATCTCCCGGCACGCCGCCGTCTGCCGCACCCCGGCCGTCACGAGCGCCGACATCCGCCGCGAGGCCGCGGCGGCCCTCTCGGCGCCCCCGCCCCGGCCCGTCGCACGCCCCGTGCCGCACGTGGTGGAGGTCGACGTGGACAGCCCGCACCTCGCGGACCGCGCGGGCGCACTGCCCGGAGTCGAACGGTCCGGCCCCCGCACCGTCCGTATGGACACCCCGGACGCCAGGACGGCACTGCGCCGCTTCCGGGCGCTCAGCTGGGTGATCGGCGGCGGTCGCGAGGGCGACTGGACCTGA
- a CDS encoding diaminopimelate decarboxylase, with protein sequence MSDPSRRSVVQVTSGPAPQRKRAREAALARAVEDGLLGPGSPLVGLLDVDGVLAAVDALNEAFEGPATVHHTFAAKACGLVPVLRLLAEAGMGCEVASPGELEQALAAGFSHDRLVFDSPAKTVEELEFALEHGIAINLDNFQELERVDRLLAGREPAGPIGLRVNPQVGAGAIGAMSTATATSKFGVALRDPGAVDAVIEAFTTRPWLNRLHAHVGSQGCPLPLIAQGVGAAYELAERINTLLGHARITGLDIGGGLPVNFDSEDDRPTYTDYVTELRAAAPGLFDGRYTLVTEFGRSLLAKSGTIASVVEYTKSAGGRRIAVTHAGAQVATRTVFMPDSWPLRVGVFDASGRPKEGPLHVVDIAGPCCFAGDLTASARELPAVEPGDVVALYDTGAYYFSSHFSYNSLPRPAVYGYRTDSAGQVRLALVREAQSVREVVEESGLSHADALVALCARGPEQAPKKEVAG encoded by the coding sequence ATGAGCGACCCATCACGTAGGAGTGTGGTTCAGGTGACTTCCGGTCCGGCCCCCCAGCGCAAGCGCGCCCGTGAGGCGGCGCTCGCCCGTGCCGTCGAGGACGGGCTGCTCGGCCCCGGCTCGCCCCTGGTCGGCCTGCTCGACGTCGACGGGGTGCTGGCCGCGGTGGACGCGCTGAACGAGGCGTTCGAGGGGCCGGCCACGGTCCACCACACGTTCGCGGCCAAGGCGTGCGGCCTGGTGCCGGTGCTCCGGCTGCTCGCGGAGGCGGGCATGGGCTGCGAGGTGGCGTCGCCCGGCGAGCTGGAACAGGCCCTCGCCGCGGGCTTCAGCCACGACCGGCTGGTGTTCGACAGCCCCGCGAAGACCGTCGAGGAGCTGGAGTTCGCCCTTGAGCACGGCATCGCGATCAACCTGGACAACTTCCAGGAGCTTGAGCGCGTCGACCGCCTGCTGGCCGGCCGCGAGCCCGCCGGACCCATCGGCCTCCGGGTGAACCCGCAGGTCGGGGCCGGGGCCATCGGGGCGATGAGCACCGCCACCGCGACGTCCAAATTCGGCGTCGCGCTGCGCGACCCGGGAGCCGTCGACGCGGTGATCGAGGCCTTCACCACGCGCCCCTGGCTCAACCGGCTGCACGCACACGTCGGCTCCCAGGGCTGCCCGCTGCCGCTCATCGCGCAGGGGGTCGGCGCCGCGTACGAGCTGGCGGAACGGATCAACACCCTGCTCGGGCACGCCCGGATCACCGGACTGGACATCGGCGGCGGCCTGCCCGTGAACTTCGACAGCGAGGACGACCGCCCCACCTACACCGACTACGTCACCGAACTGCGCGCCGCCGCCCCCGGGCTCTTCGACGGCCGCTACACCCTCGTCACCGAGTTCGGCCGCTCGCTGCTGGCGAAGAGCGGCACCATCGCCTCGGTCGTCGAGTACACCAAGTCGGCCGGCGGCCGGCGGATCGCGGTGACCCACGCCGGCGCCCAGGTGGCCACCCGCACGGTGTTCATGCCCGACTCCTGGCCCCTGCGCGTCGGCGTGTTCGACGCCTCGGGCCGGCCCAAGGAGGGGCCGCTCCACGTCGTCGACATCGCCGGACCGTGCTGCTTCGCCGGGGACCTGACCGCGAGCGCCCGCGAACTCCCGGCGGTCGAGCCCGGTGACGTCGTGGCGCTGTACGACACCGGGGCGTACTACTTCTCGTCGCACTTCTCGTACAACTCCCTGCCCAGACCCGCTGTGTACGGTTATCGCACGGATTCGGCAGGGCAGGTCCGCCTCGCCCTGGTCCGCGAGGCCCAGAGCGTGCGCGAAGTCGTCGAGGAGAGCGGCCTCTCCCACGCGGACGCGCTCGTGGCGCTCTGCGCGCGGGGGCCGGAGCAGGCACCGAAGAAGGAGGTGGCGGGGTGA